The following proteins come from a genomic window of Nicotiana tomentosiformis chromosome 12, ASM39032v3, whole genome shotgun sequence:
- the LOC138902668 gene encoding uncharacterized protein, with amino-acid sequence MSNLEETKAVNLGDSETVKETSISINLSPSDMEEYIIFLQEYEDIFSWSYDDMTGLSTSIVSHKLPTNPMCLPVKRKLRKFKPDMSLKIKEEVTKKINAKKEIEVYVDDVIIKSKKILDHIADLRKFFNRLRKYYLKLNPAKCAFEVPSGKLLGFIISRHDIELDPSKIKLV; translated from the exons ATGTCCAATTTGGAAGAAACTAAGGCAGTTAACCTAGGCgattctgaaacagtcaaagaaactaGCATTAGCATTAACCTATCACCATCAGACATGGAAGAGTACATCATATTTCTGCAGGAATATGAGGACATATTTTCATGGTCCTATGACGATATGACAgggttgagcacatccatagtatcccacaagctacctaccaaccctatgtgtctACCGGTGAAGCGGAAACTTAGAAAATTTAAGCCAgacatgagtttgaagataaaagaggaagtTACCAAGAAAATCAATGCCAAG aaagaaatagaggtgtacgtggatgatgtcatcatcaagtctAAAAAGATCTTGGATCATATAGCAGACCTGAGAAAATTTTTCAACCGACTACGAAAGTACTATCTAaagttgaatcctgcaaaatgtgcttTCGAAGTCCCTTCCGGGAAACTGCTAGGTTTCATCATTAGTCGCCACGACattgagttagacccatcaaaGATCAAGCTCGTTTAG